In Brachypodium distachyon strain Bd21 chromosome 2, Brachypodium_distachyon_v3.0, whole genome shotgun sequence, one genomic interval encodes:
- the LOC100846699 gene encoding alpha-1,2-galactosyltransferase gmh3-like, whose product MVTPPRRSGHHRARLRHHRLLALLLLLLFLLPHLCVLLLRRANSLGGRRCLSLEAGAGHHLVPGHRPSFSIVTLSDEGASVRGARGRSFRGLLAATARNKQAYASAHGYGLAVLPPDAVDPRRPPSWSKVLALRAHLHRHHWLFWNDADTLVTNPDIPLEIILYSVIGHSDFDASPDLILTEDLNGVNAGLFFIRRSKWSERFLDTWWNQTTFVQFGSTKSGDNAALKHIIDHLSPEEMRAHVRTANMQCLFNSYPSTATWKSVYRMIFHPSTTWKGVYSDGDFMVHFAGLNDKRGWTIKFLRDIRTRR is encoded by the exons ATGGTCACCCCGCCACGCCGCTCCGGCCACCACCGCGCCCgcctccggcaccaccgccttctcgctctcctcctcctcctactctTCCTCCTACCACACCTctgcgtcctcctcctccgccgcgctaACTccctcggcggccgccggtGCCTGTCCCTCGAGGCTGGAGCCGGACACCACCTCGTCCCCGGGCACCGGCCCAGCTTCTCCATCGTCACCCTCTCCGACGAGGGCGCTTCGGTCCGCGGCGCACGGGGGCGGTCCTTCCGCGGCTTGCTGGCGGCCACCGCGCGGAACAAGCAGGCCTACGCCTCCGCGCACGGGTACGGCCTGGCCGTGCTGCCCCCCGATGCCGTCGAtccccggcggccgccatcctGGAGCAAGGTCCTCGCCCTCCGCGCCCACCTGCACCGCCACCACTGGCTCTTCTGGAACGACGCG GACACGCTGGTTACTAACCCGGACATCCCGCTG GAGATAATTTTGTATTCGGTGATTGGACATAGTGATTTTGATGCATCGCCTGATCTGATTCTGACAGAGGATCTCAATGGGGTTAATGCCG GACTGTTCTTCATAAGGAGGTCAAAATGGAGTGAGAGATTCTTGGATACTTGGTGGAACCAAACAACATTTGTACAATTTGGTTCCACAAAAAGTGGAGATAATGCAGCACTGAAGCATATCATAGATCACTTATCACCTGAAGAAATGCGAGCACACGTCCGTACAGCAAATATGCAGTGCCTCTTCAACTCATATCCTTCGACGGCCACATGGAAGTCAGTTTACCGCATGATCTTCCACCCGTCCACTACATGGAAAG GGGTTTATTCGGATGGAGACTTTATGGTCCATTTTGCTGGCCTGAATGACAAGCGAGGTTGGACTATTAAATTTCTTAGAGATATAAGAACTCGACGATGA
- the LOC100820892 gene encoding basic 7S globulin 2 → MSQPKLSPMAMHLTRFFPLAISLLLLALSPPATLHQCTAQGSSPYKPLVSHLARDPATSLYTISIQDSGPLVVDLAGPLLWSTCRPKHPTFPCGSDECTAANNSGPLASSQAPSSESCECTCTARPCNPVTGACAAGDLTRSAMSANATDGRSLLGYTVSFTSVTSCAPDALLDSLPAGAVGVAGLSRAPLSLPSQLSYALGSSRFALCLPGVAVFGDTPIYLSGFPLELTGVIASTPLLRNPKNRDAYYVPVVAISVFWTTAGAAADVSAALPPRALEMDTATGRGGVTLSTVARYTALRSDVYRAVLQAYDASVRKAPPGYAVTKVEPPAGSPFEVCYDAWTLRPTKRTGWDVPTIRLELAAGASSNWTINSGNSLVQVADRTVCLAFVDMGREDGPAAVIGTYQLEDNLLVFDAGKDVLRFSGLLWGSGATCSSFNFTS, encoded by the coding sequence ATGTCACAGCCCAAGCTTTCTCCCATGGCCATGCATCTGACCCGATTCTTCCCGCTCGCCATCTCACTGCTCCTGCTAGCTCTATCACCACCAGCCACATTGCACCAGTGCACAGCGCAGGGCTCGTCGCCGTACAAGCCGCTGGTCTCCCATCTGGCCAGGGACCCCGCCACCTCCCTCTACACCATCTCCATCCAGGACAGCGGGCCGCTCGTCGTGGACCTCGCCGGACCGCTCCTCTGGTCCACCTGCCGGCCCAAACACCCCACCTTCCCCTGCGGATCCGACGAGTGCACGGCCGCCAACAACAGTGGCCCATTGGCCAGCAGCCAGGCGCCCAGCAGCGAATCATGCGAGTGCACCTGCACTGCGCGGCCGTGCAACCCGGTGACGGGCGCGTGCGCGGCGGGGGACCTGACGCGCTCCGCCATGTCCGCCAACGCCACCGACGGCCGGAGCCTGCTAGGCTACACGGTGTCCTTCACCTCCGTGACCTCGTGCGCGCCGGACGCCCTGCTGGACTCGCTcccggccggcgccgtgggcgtCGCGGGGCTGTCCCGCGCGCCGCTGTCCCTGCCCTCGCAGCTCTCGTACGCGCTCGGGAGCAGCCGGTTCGCGCTCTGCCTGCCCGGGGTGGCCGTCTTCGGCGACACGCCCATCTACCTCAGCGGCTTCCCGCTGGAGCTCACGGGCGTCATCGCGTCCACGCCGCTCCTCAGGAACCCGAAGAACAGAGACGCATACTACGTCCCCGTCGTGGCCATCTCCGTGTTCTGGACCACGGCAGGCGCTGCCGCGGACGTCTCTGCCGCGCTCCCGCCGCGTGCGCTGGAGATGGACACGGCCACGGGACGCGGCGGGGTCACGCTGAGCACCGTGGCGCGGTACACGGCGCTGCGGTCCGACGTGTACCGGGCGGTCCTACAGGCGTACGACGCGTCCGTCCGGAAGGCGCCCCCCGGGTACGCGGTGACCAAGGTGGAGCCGCCGGCGGGGTCGCCGTTCGAGGTGTGCTACGACGCGTGGACGCTGCGGCCGACGAAGCGGACCGGGTGGGACGTGCCCACGATCCGCCTGGAGCTGGCCGCGGGGGCGTCGAGCAACTGGACCATCAACAGCGGCAACTCCTTGGTGCAGGTCGCGGATCGCACCGTGTGCCTTGCGTTCGTCGATATGGGCCGTGAGGatgggccggcggcggtgatcGGCACGTACCAGCTGGAGGACAACCTGCTGGTGTTCGACGCAGGCAAGGACGTGCTCAGGTTCAGCGGCCTGCTCTGGGGTTCCGGCGCCACCTGCAGTAGCTTCAACTTCACCTCCTAG
- the LOC106866181 gene encoding uncharacterized protein LOC106866181 codes for MAPSNLPHLSTFALRSILEKDKLNGTNFTNWYRNLRIVLKQEKKDHVLDTPLPDEPDEDATVAVMNAHRKARDESTEISCLMLAHMEPDLQQQFENVEAYDMIESLKSMFQAQAKTERYQVSQALLGCKLKDGDPLSPHVIKMTGYVQSLDRLGFPISDEFATDIVLNSLPSAYAPFISNYHMHGMDKKLTELHGMLKTAEADLKKGTSQVLMVQNKAKFKKGSWTKKKKAKSGGKTQDSVPSAASGTKPSPTAGSTCFYCKTDGHWKRNCSKFLADKAKSGSGTSNSGAGKN; via the exons atggcacctagcaaccttcctcatttgtccacttttgcgttgaggtcgatcctagagaaagataaacttaatggaactaatttcaccaactggtatcgTAATCTGAGGATAGTcctcaagcaagaaaagaaggaccatgTTCTAGACACTCCACTCCCAGATGAGCCTGATGAAGATGCGACAGTCGCTGTCATGAATGCCCACCGTAAGGCTAGAGATGAGTCTACGGAAATTAGCTGTCTTATGCTTGCACACATGGAACCggacttgcagcagcagttcgagaatgttgaggcctaCGATATGATCGAAAGCCTCAAAAGTATGTTCCAGGCTCAGGCAAAGACCGAGAGGTATCAAGTCTCTCAAGCTTTGCTTGGCTGTAAGCTCAAAGACGGCGATCCACTGAGTCCGCACGTGATCAAGATGACTGGTTACGTGCAGTCTTTGGATAGGCTGGGTTTTCCCATAAGCGATGAGTTCGCTACAGATATAGTTCTGAACTCTCTTCCTAGTGCATATGCTCCGTTCATCTCGAActatcacatgcatggtatggataagaagctcactgaactacatgggatgctcaagacagcagaggctgacctcaagaaaggcaccagtcaagtgttgatggtgcagaataaggctaagttcaagaagggttcttggactaagaagaagaaggctaagtCAGGAGGCAAAACTCAGGACTCTGTCCCGAGCGCTGCCTCAGGGACTAAGCCATCTCCTACAGCTGGATCCACTTGCTTCTATTGCAAGACGGATGGGcactggaagaggaactgcagcaagtttttggctgacaaagccaagagtggaagtgggacTTCTAACTCAG GGGCTGGTAAGAACTAG